Part of the Bacteroidia bacterium genome, ACCATGCAGGAGCAGATAAGGCTGATTTGCTTATTATTCTCAACGATAACTGCATGAGCATAGATCCTAACGTAGGCGCTTTGAAAGAATATCTGACCGATATAACCACTTCAAGATGGTACAACACATTTAGAGATGAGCTATGGAACTTACTCGGCAAAATGGGTAAAATACCACAAAAAATTGTATCCAAAATTGAAGATGGCTTGAAAGCTTCAATACTCAAACCAGGAATGCTCTTTGAAGCACTTGGCTTACGGTATTTTGGTCCTATAGATGGACACAATGTACATACTCTTGTACATACCCTTAGAGACTTGAAAAATATACCTGGTCCTAAGCTTTTACACGTAGTTACCGTAAAAGGTAAAGGCTTTGCCCCCGCAGAGAAAGACCAAACTAAATGGCACGCTCAAAGTAGCCCGTTTGATAAAATTACAGGGCAATCTTTTGCGAAGAAACCTGACACACCCCAACCGCCAAAATATCAGGATGTATTTGGGCATACTTTGTTAGAATTAGCCCGAATGAACGACAGAATCGTAGGTATTACGCCTGCAATGCCATCAGGGTGCAGCATGAATATTATGATGAAAGAAATGCCCCACAGGGCGTTTGACGTAGGTATTTGCGAACAACACGCAGTTACTCTTTCAGCAGGCTTAGCTACACAAGGTATGATTCCTTTCTGTAATATCTACTCTACTTTTATGCAAAGAGCTTATGACCAAGTGATTCACGATGTAGCCATCCAAGAACTACCTGTTATTTTCTGTTTAGATAGAGCAGGTGTAGTTGGTGCAGATGGACCTACCCACCACGGATGTTACGACATTGCTTATTTTAGATGTATTCCTAACATGATTATTTCTGCCCCTATGAATGAACAAGAGCTCCGAAACTTAATGTACACAGCTACCTTCAATACAAAAGGACCCTTTGTGATACGTTATCCTCGTGGTGAAGGGGTTATGATAAACTGGCGGACACCCTTTGAAAAAATTCCTATTGGTAAAGGTAGAATAATACAAGAAGGGGAAGAAATAGCCGTACTGACTATTGGACATATAGGCAACTATGTACTGCAAATTCAACCTCAATTGCAAGAGAACCAAATTTATATTGGACATTATGACATGCGTTTTGTAAAACCCTTAGATGAGGAATTGCTGCATCATGTCTGTCAGAAATATGAAAAAATTCTGACTATTGAAGATGGTAGCCTGATGGGAGGATTTGGTAGCGCAGTATTGGAATTTATGGCTGACTATGGTTATACAAATAAGGTTAAAAGGTTAGGAATTCCTGACAGGGTAATTGAGCACGGTACACAGCTAGAACTTCATAGAGAGATGGGCTTTGCACCAGAGCAGATTCTTGAAACGATTATTGCGATGAAGTATGTAGAAGTAAGTCGCTGATAATAAATGCTTTACATGATAAAGATATTCTCCAAGCACTTCTTTAAAAACTTTTTTTGTTCTTTTTTTTGTATTGTATTTGCAAAACCTATTATATTTGCTTCACCAAATAATAAAACCATTTAACCTTACATAAAGTTATTTATGCGAACTTTCATAAACAAAGTGCTTGCAGCCGTCAGCGCACTTCTACTTTCAAAAGTTAGTCTTTTTGCGCAGCCTACTAACCTTAAAAAAGAAGAAAACAAACTTCCTGATGGCAGTGTAGAAACTTATACCTATTACAAGAATGAACAAAAACAGGAAGTAAAGCACGGAGAGTACAAAAAAGTGAGTAAAGAAGGGAAAGTAATAGAAGAAGGTAACTACGATGAAGGCAAACGAGATGGTGTTTGGAAGTTCTACTATCCCTCAGGAGACCTGAGAGAAGTAGCTACTTTCAAGGCCAACATGCGCGATGGGCAGTATGAGTTTTACAACAATAAAAAAGCTTTACAGAAGAAAGGTCAATACGCAAAGAATAGAATGGTGGGTCA contains:
- the dxs gene encoding 1-deoxy-D-xylulose-5-phosphate synthase — its product is MQAKIEPGKLLKSIDYPEDLRKLPQEKLLQVCEELRQFIIDIVSVYGGHFGASLGVVELTVALHYVFNTPYDELVWDVGHQAYGHKILTGRRDVFHTNRQYKGISGFPKRKESKYDSFGVGHSSTSISAALGMAIASRLKGIKDKHHIAVIGDGAMTAGMAFEAMNHAGADKADLLIILNDNCMSIDPNVGALKEYLTDITTSRWYNTFRDELWNLLGKMGKIPQKIVSKIEDGLKASILKPGMLFEALGLRYFGPIDGHNVHTLVHTLRDLKNIPGPKLLHVVTVKGKGFAPAEKDQTKWHAQSSPFDKITGQSFAKKPDTPQPPKYQDVFGHTLLELARMNDRIVGITPAMPSGCSMNIMMKEMPHRAFDVGICEQHAVTLSAGLATQGMIPFCNIYSTFMQRAYDQVIHDVAIQELPVIFCLDRAGVVGADGPTHHGCYDIAYFRCIPNMIISAPMNEQELRNLMYTATFNTKGPFVIRYPRGEGVMINWRTPFEKIPIGKGRIIQEGEEIAVLTIGHIGNYVLQIQPQLQENQIYIGHYDMRFVKPLDEELLHHVCQKYEKILTIEDGSLMGGFGSAVLEFMADYGYTNKVKRLGIPDRVIEHGTQLELHREMGFAPEQILETIIAMKYVEVSR